A genomic region of Parambassis ranga chromosome 7, fParRan2.1, whole genome shotgun sequence contains the following coding sequences:
- the kif5aa gene encoding kinesin family member 5Aa, with amino-acid sequence MADIPAECNIKVLCRFRPLNQSEIVRGDLFLPKFQADDTVTVGGKSYVFDRVFPTNTTQEQVYNTCAKQIVKDVLSGYNGTIFAYGQTSSGKTHTMEGKLHDPHQMGIIPRIAEDIFNHIFAMDENLEFHIKVSYFEIYMDKIRDLLDVTKTNLSVHEDKNRVPYVKGCTERFVSSPDEVMDVIDEGKANRHVAVTNMNEHSSRSHSIFLINIKQEHVETEQKLCGKLYLVDLAGSEKVSKTGAAGAVLDEAKNINKSLSALGNVISALAEGTKSHVPYRDSKMTRILQDSLGGNCRTTMFICCSPSSYNDAETKSTLMFGQRAKTIRNTASINLELTAEQWKRKYEKEKEKNKTLKETIQRLEGELNRWRNGEDVPETERTTSDVVIRYESVEERPILDNDTSSIVVRISEEERQKYEEEIRKLYKQLDDKDDEINLQCQLVEKLKQQMLSQDELLASSKGDGDKVQAELGRLQVESDCAKAEVKEVLQALEELAINYDQKSQEVEEKGLQNQLLADQLAQKMASLMELEAELSRMQEVSGQQRKRIADVLNGLMRDLSEFSTIVGNGEIKLPVEISGAIEEEFTVARLYISKIKSEVKSMVKRCRQLENMQLECHRKMEETGRELSSCQLLISQHEAKIRSLTEYMQSVEQKKRLLEESHDSLSEELAKLQDQDNSMVEEKDAEKGEIEEGNVKKVLRQQGESHRGLHHKQLARLRDEINEKQRVIDELTDHNSKLELELAQVRADFERLKSQDTTKSERLEELSFLHERHEQTKQDLKGLEETVARELQTLHNLRKLFVQDLTSRVKKSSEMEPDDSGGSCTQKQKISFLENNLDQLTKVHKQLVRDNADLRCELPKLEKRLRSTAERVKALETALRDAKEGAMMDRRRYQQEVDRIKDAMRAKNALRRPHAAQIAKPVRPKQLPVCSPTNPFYNYIRATEQANTYTNALFHNNMAQQSPASVNCNPSSVQSNTVSTALGYRAGRYNGDILESYPLNIDNGNSISETRDINDNRSDVHCGSEVDDSNRHYIIQQETAAS; translated from the exons ATGGCCGACATCCCAGCGGAGTGTAATATAAAAGTGCTGTGTCGCTTTCGTCCTCTCAACCAGTCAGAGATTGTACGTGGGGACCTGTTTCTGCCCAAATTCCAAGCAGACGACACTGTCACCGTCGGG ggGAAGTCCTATGTGTTCGATCGAGTCTTTCCAACCAACACCACCCAGGAGCAGGTCTATAACACCTGTGCCAAGCAGATTGTCAAGG ATGTCCTGTCTGGATACAATGGCACCATCTTTGCATATGGACAGACCTCCTCTGGGAAGACTCACACTATGGAG GGCAAGCTGCATGATCCTCACCAGATGGGCATCATTCCTCGCATCGCTGAGGACATTTTCAACCACATCTTTGCCATGGACGAAAACCTAGAATTTCATATCAAG gttTCCTACTTTGAAATCTACATGGACAAAATCCGTGATCTGCTGGATG tgACAAAGACCAACTTGTCTGTGCATGAGGATAAGAACAGGGTGCCATATGTCAAG GGATGCACTGAGCGTTTCGTTTCCAGCCCAGATGAAGTTATGGATGTGATTGATGAGGGCAAAGCTAACCGCCATGTTGCTGTCACAA ACATGAACGAGCACAGCTCTCGCAGCCACAGCATCTTCCTGATCAACATCAAACAGGAGCATGTGGAGACCGAGCAGAAGCTGTGTGGAAAGCTCTATCTGGTGGATCTTGCAGGCAGTGAGAAG GTCAGTAAGACCGGAGCCGCAGGTGCTGTCCTGGATGAGgctaaaaacatcaacaagtctctttCTGCTCTTGGAAATGTCATTTCTGCTCTAGCTGAGGGCACG AAATCACATGTGCCATACCGTGACAGCAAAATGACCCGCATCCTGCAGGACTCCCTCGGCGGGAACTGCCGCACCACCATGTTCATCTGCTGCTCTCCCTCCAGCTACAATGATGCAGAGACCAAGTCAACTCTGATGTTTGGACAACG TGCCAAGACCATCAGGAACACCGCCTCCATCAACCTGGAGCTGACCGCAGAGCAGTGGAAGAGGAAGTacgagaaggagaaggagaagaacaaGACCCTGAAGGAAACCATTCAGAGGCTGGAGGGTGAGCTGAACCGCTGGAGGAATG GAGAGGACGTGCCCGAGACAGAGCGGACCACTTCAGATGTGGTGATCCGCTACGAGTCCGTGGAGGAGCGCCCCATTTTGGACAATGACACCTCGTCCATTGTGGTTCGCATTTCTGAGGAAGAGCGACAAAAGTACGAGGAGGAGATTCGCAAGCTGTACAAGCAGCTGGATGATAAG GATGATGAGATTAATCTTCAGTGCCAGTTGGTGGagaaactgaagcagcagatgCTGTCCCAGGATGAG cTGCTGGCTTCATCCAAGGGTGATGGAGACAAGGTCCAGGCTGAACTCGGCAGGCTTCAGGTAGAAAGTGACTGTGCCAAGGCCGAGGTGAAGGAGGTGCTGCAGGCTTTGGAGGAACTGGCCATCAACTATGACCAGAAGAGtcaggaggtggaagagaaggGCCTGCAGAATCAGCTCCTGGCTGACCAACTGGCCCAAAAAATG GCCAGTCTGATGGAGCTGGAGGCAGAATTGTCTCGGATGCAGGAAGTGAGCGGGCAGCAGAGGAAACGCATTGCTGATGTCCTCAACGGGCTGATGAGGGACCTCAGCGAGTTTAGCACCATTGTGGGCAATGGAGAGATAAAGCTG CCGGTGGAGATTAGTGGTGCAATCGAGGAGGAGTTTACTGTGGCTCGCCTTTACATCAGCAAGATCAAGTCGGAAGTGAAGAGCATGGTGAAGCGTTGCCGCCAGCTGGAAAACATGCAGCTGGAGTGCCACCGCAAGATGGAGGAGACCGGGAGGGAGCTCTCGTCCTGCCAGCTCCTCATCTCTCAG catgaGGCTAAAATCCGCTCTTTGACGGAGTATATGCAGAGTGTGGAGCAGAAAAAGAGACTGCTGGAGGAGAGCCACGACTCTCTGAGCGAGGAGCTGGCCAAGCTGCAAGACCAGG ATAACTCCATGGTTGAGGAGAAGGATGCAGAGAAGGGGGAGATCGAGGAAGGAAATGTGAAA AAAGTCCTTCGTCAGCAGGGGGAGTCTCACCGCGGTCTCCATCACAAGCAGCTGGCACGCCTGCGGGATGAGATCAATGAGAAGCAGAGAGTCATTGATGAACTGACCGA CCATAACTCCAAGCTGGAACTGGAGCTGGCTCAGGTTCGTGCTGACTTTGAACGTCTGAAAAGTCAAGACACCACCAAGAGCGAGCGTCTGGAGGAGCTCTC ATTCCTGCATGAGCGCCATGAGCAGACCAAACAGGACTTAAAGGGTCTGGAGGAGACTGTT GCCCGCGAACTCCAGACCCTCCACAACCTGCGCAAGCTGTTCGTTCAAGACCTCACGTCGCGGGTTAAAAAA AGTTCCGAAATGGAACCTGATGATAGCGGGGGGTCTTGCACCCAGAAGCAGAAGATTTCCTTTCTTGAGAATAACTTGGACCAACTTACAAAGGTTCACAAACAG CTGGTTCGTGACAATGCAGATCTGCGTTGTGAGCTTCCAAAGTTGGAGAAACGTCTTCGGTCTACTGCTGAGAGAGTTAAGGCCCTGGAGACTGCACTGAGGGATGCCAAAGAAGGCGCCATGATGGACCGCCGCCGCTATCAGCAGGAGGTTGACCGCATCAAGGATGCCATGAGGGCAAAGAATGCCTTGAGGCGCCCCCATGCAGCACAGATTG CAAAGCCAGTGAGACCAAAGCAGCTGCCGGTCTGCTCTCCTACCAACCCTTTCTACAACTACATCCGTGCCACTGAACAAGCCAACACATACACCAATGCCCTCTTCCACAACAACATGGCACAGCAGAGCCCTGCCAGTGTCAACTGCAACCCCAGCTCCGTCCAGAGCAACAC AGTTTCCACAGcactgggttacagagcaggaAGGTATAACGGGGACATACTGGAGTCCTACCCGCTCAACATTGACAACG GTAACAGCATCAGTGAAACCAGAGACATTAATGACAACAG GAGTGATGTTCACTGTGGCAGCGAGGTGGATGATTCAAACAGACACTACATCATTCAGCAGGAGACCGCAGCAAGTTAA